Proteins from one Megalopta genalis isolate 19385.01 chromosome 1, iyMegGena1_principal, whole genome shotgun sequence genomic window:
- the ValRS-m gene encoding valyl-tRNA synthetase, mitochondrial isoform X3, translating to MCMYFRQLSAIGADQSTSTNLIGVVIKNFPTTFNPKIFKHDWYNTWEKNQYFTVKSTEDNAFRMLLPPPNITGTLHLGHALTVTIQDILARWYRMKGHPTLWIPGLDHAGIATQMMIEKHLCKTKSILKSEIGKEQFLSVVWDWKGQKESGIKNQLKALGASLDWSKEYFTMSKDHNSAVIESFVRLNDHNLIYRKKDLVNWCPSLCSTISDIEVEHTFITGKTALQVPGYSKRVTFGEIAYIAYPVKDSKDEIVVATTRPESLFGDVAIAVHPNDERYTKYIGQTVWHSLRETYIPVIADQSVERDFGTGAVKVTPAHDRTDYTIATNHRLNIIQVFDEHGMITDAGKQYKGTPRFIAKEKVLNELSNKGLLRRVCDHKMDIPRCSRSQDIVEYVLKEQWFVRCEGMARKAMNAVEKGHLNIVPTIHEQLWYDWLGNIRDWCISRQLWWGHRIPAYYVTVGDRTEWIIARTENDARLIARNTYGPDVKLHQDQDVLDTWFSSAILPFAVLGWPKQTEDLKNHYPLTLMETGHDILFFWVARMVMLGLELTDRLPFNEVLLHGILCDAYGKKMSKTLGNIILPENIINGATVKDLKEQIEENYNSGTLSKKEFDRMLSGNKKMFPNGIPECGADALRMTLCSHNVKNKKINFDMMECQANKHFCNKIWQASKYIILVTSEKQCQKPKCLTIIDRWILSQLSRTVQAANDAFLQRDFHTAIASLRSFLYYQFCDFYLEATKWGFKTENSNVMLSHTYSLRTCLEVSLRLISPIIPFFADELYTRLSDKFPEFLSVPSLMEAPYPMPEQFHTWKNDILDKRIQEVKDMILEIRSITANISKKSNPEVHILTCDSEDFQFYNEIIHFIKGGSKIFNIYVSLKSDHTEDKNGVYHRLSSHCVLFITAQDPSVLEKITQDIDKKMSQKKASLKS from the exons atgtgtATGTATTTCCGACAATTATCCGCCATTGGAGCGGACCAATCAACATCAACCAATTTAATCGGGGTGGTTATTAAAA ATTTTCCAACAACTTTCAACCCTAAAATCTTTAAACATGACTGGTATAATACCTGGGAAAAGAATCAATACTTCACCGTCAAGTCCACTGAAGATAATGCATTCAGAATGTTGTTACCTCCTCCGAATATAACTGGAACATTGCATTTGGGACATGCGTTGACTGTTACAATTCAAGATATACTGGCAAGATG GTACAGAATGAAAGGTCATCCTACTTTGTGGATACCAGGTTTAGATCATGCTGGTATAGCAACGCAAATGATGATAGAAAAGCATCTTTGCAAAACAAAAAGTATCCTAAAGTCAGAGATAGGGAAAGAACAATTTCTTTCGGTTGTATGGGATTGGAAAGGTCAAAAAGAAAGTGGAATAAAGAATCAGTTAAAAGCTTTGGGAGCCAGTTTAGATTGGTCTAAAGAATATTTTACAATGAGCAAG GATCATAACAGTGCTGTGATCGAATCATTTGTAAGATTAAACGatcataatttaatatataggAAAAAAGATTTGGTTAACTGGTGTCCTAGTTTATGTAGCACAATATCCGATATCGAAGTGGAGCATACGTTTATTACTGGGAAAACAGCTCTTCAAGTTCCAGGATACAGTAAGAGGGTAACATTCGGTGAAATCGCTTATATAGCTTATCCAGTTAAAGATTCAA AAGATGAAATAGTTGTGGCAACAACCAGACCCGAATCTCTTTTCGGCGATGTAGCTATCGCTGTTCATCCAAACGACGAAAGGTATACGAAATATATTGGCCAAACAGTTTGGCATTCCTTAAGAGAAACCTATATACCCGTTATCGCTGATCAATCAGTCGAGAGAGATTTCGGCACTG GAGCAGTAAAAGTAACACCGGCACACGATCGTACAGACTACACAATTGCTACAAATCATCGATTAAACATCATCCAAGTTTTCGATGAACATGGGATGATAACGGATGCAGGAAAACAATACAAG GGTACTCCAAGATTCATTGCCAAAGAAAAAGTTTTAAACGAATTATCGAACAAAGGCCTCCTGAGACGTGTTTGCGATCATAAAATGGACATACCAAGGTGCTCGCGTTCTCAAGATATTGTAGAATACGTACTAAAGGAACAGTGGTTTGTCAGATGCGAGGGCATGGCACGAAAAGCAATGAATGCAGTGGAAAAAGGTCATTTAAACATTGTACCTACGATACACGAACAATTGTGGTACGACTGGCTTGGAAATATTAG AGACTGGTGCATATCGAGACAATTATGGTGGGGTCATCGTATTCCCGCTTATTACGTTACAGTTGGAGATCGTACCGAATGGATAATTGCTCGAACTGAAAATGATGCGCGGCTAATTGCTCGAAATACGTATGGACCTGACGTGAAATTACATCAAGACCAGGATGTATTGGACACATGGTTTTCTTCCGCGATTCTTCCTTTTGCTGTATTAGGATGGCCAAAACAG ACAGAGGATCTTAAGAATCACTATCCGTTAACATTGATGGAAACCGGAcatgatattttatttttctggGTTGCGCGAATGGTAATGCTAGGATTGGAATTAACCGATCGTCTACCTTTCAAC GAAGTACTTTTACATGGTATTTTATGCGATGCCTACGGGAAAAAAATGTCCAAAACACTTGGAAATATCATTTTGccagaaaatattattaacggTGCTACGGTTAAA GATCTTAAAGAACAAATCGAAGAAAACTATAATTCAGGCACTCTTAGCAAAAAGGAATTTGACCGTATGCTATCTGGAAATAAAAAGATGTTTCCCAACGGAATACCAGAATGTGGTGCGGATGCACTACGTATGACGTTATGCAGCCACAATGTTAAAA ATAAAAAGATCAATTTCGATATGATGGAATGTCAAGCAAATAAACacttttgtaataaaatttggCAAGCAAGCAAATATATCATACTCGTAACAAGCGAAAAACAATGTCAGAAACCGAAATGCTTAACAATTATCGATCGTTGGATTTTAAGCCAGTTATCCAGAACAGTTCAGGCTGCTAACGATGCCTTCCTACAACGAGATTTTCATACAGCTATCGCATCATTAAGGTCGTTCTTATACTATCAATTTTGCGACTTTTATTTG GAGGCTACAAAATGGGGATTcaaaaccgaaaattcaaatGTTATGTTGAGTCATACCTACAGTTTGAGAACTTGCTTGGAAGTTTCGTTACGACTAATTTCTCCAATCATTCCATTCTTCGCCGATGAATTGTATACTAGGTTGTCAGATAAATTTCCAGAATTTTTATCAGTTCCATCGTTAATGGAAGCACCATATCCAATGCCGGAACAG TTTCATACATGGAAGAACGACATACTCGATAAAAGAATACAGGAGGTTAAAGATATGATTTTAGAAATTAGGTCTATAACAGCTAATATTAGTAAAAAATCAAACCCAGAAG TTCACATTCTAACTTGTGATTCTGAAGATTTTCAATTTTACAACGAGATTATACACTTTATTAAAGGAGGAAGCAAAATCTTCAATATTTATGTGTCTTTGAAAAGTGATCACACAGAAGATAAGAATGGTGTATATCATCGCTTAAGTTCCCATTGCGTATTGTTTATTACTGCACAG GATCCCTCGGTTCTGGAGAAAATTACACAAGATATAGATAAAAAAATGTCACAGAAGAAGGCCAGCTTAAAATCTTAA
- the ValRS-m gene encoding valyl-tRNA synthetase, mitochondrial isoform X1: MHTKMNVLRFNSCLRNKSYYKPCCSRFSTQFLSDFPTTFNPKIFKHDWYNTWEKNQYFTVKSTEDNAFRMLLPPPNITGTLHLGHALTVTIQDILARWYRMKGHPTLWIPGLDHAGIATQMMIEKHLCKTKSILKSEIGKEQFLSVVWDWKGQKESGIKNQLKALGASLDWSKEYFTMSKDHNSAVIESFVRLNDHNLIYRKKDLVNWCPSLCSTISDIEVEHTFITGKTALQVPGYSKRVTFGEIAYIAYPVKDSKDEIVVATTRPESLFGDVAIAVHPNDERYTKYIGQTVWHSLRETYIPVIADQSVERDFGTGAVKVTPAHDRTDYTIATNHRLNIIQVFDEHGMITDAGKQYKGTPRFIAKEKVLNELSNKGLLRRVCDHKMDIPRCSRSQDIVEYVLKEQWFVRCEGMARKAMNAVEKGHLNIVPTIHEQLWYDWLGNIRDWCISRQLWWGHRIPAYYVTVGDRTEWIIARTENDARLIARNTYGPDVKLHQDQDVLDTWFSSAILPFAVLGWPKQTEDLKNHYPLTLMETGHDILFFWVARMVMLGLELTDRLPFNEVLLHGILCDAYGKKMSKTLGNIILPENIINGATVKDLKEQIEENYNSGTLSKKEFDRMLSGNKKMFPNGIPECGADALRMTLCSHNVKNKKINFDMMECQANKHFCNKIWQASKYIILVTSEKQCQKPKCLTIIDRWILSQLSRTVQAANDAFLQRDFHTAIASLRSFLYYQFCDFYLEATKWGFKTENSNVMLSHTYSLRTCLEVSLRLISPIIPFFADELYTRLSDKFPEFLSVPSLMEAPYPMPEQFHTWKNDILDKRIQEVKDMILEIRSITANISKKSNPEVHILTCDSEDFQFYNEIIHFIKGGSKIFNIYVSLKSDHTEDKNGVYHRLSSHCVLFITAQDPSVLEKITQDIDKKMSQKKASLKS, from the exons ATGCATACTAA AATGAATGTACTGCGATTCAACAGTTGTCTACGTAACAAATCTTATTACAAGCCCTGTTGTAGCAGATTTTCCACTCAATTCTTATCAG ATTTTCCAACAACTTTCAACCCTAAAATCTTTAAACATGACTGGTATAATACCTGGGAAAAGAATCAATACTTCACCGTCAAGTCCACTGAAGATAATGCATTCAGAATGTTGTTACCTCCTCCGAATATAACTGGAACATTGCATTTGGGACATGCGTTGACTGTTACAATTCAAGATATACTGGCAAGATG GTACAGAATGAAAGGTCATCCTACTTTGTGGATACCAGGTTTAGATCATGCTGGTATAGCAACGCAAATGATGATAGAAAAGCATCTTTGCAAAACAAAAAGTATCCTAAAGTCAGAGATAGGGAAAGAACAATTTCTTTCGGTTGTATGGGATTGGAAAGGTCAAAAAGAAAGTGGAATAAAGAATCAGTTAAAAGCTTTGGGAGCCAGTTTAGATTGGTCTAAAGAATATTTTACAATGAGCAAG GATCATAACAGTGCTGTGATCGAATCATTTGTAAGATTAAACGatcataatttaatatataggAAAAAAGATTTGGTTAACTGGTGTCCTAGTTTATGTAGCACAATATCCGATATCGAAGTGGAGCATACGTTTATTACTGGGAAAACAGCTCTTCAAGTTCCAGGATACAGTAAGAGGGTAACATTCGGTGAAATCGCTTATATAGCTTATCCAGTTAAAGATTCAA AAGATGAAATAGTTGTGGCAACAACCAGACCCGAATCTCTTTTCGGCGATGTAGCTATCGCTGTTCATCCAAACGACGAAAGGTATACGAAATATATTGGCCAAACAGTTTGGCATTCCTTAAGAGAAACCTATATACCCGTTATCGCTGATCAATCAGTCGAGAGAGATTTCGGCACTG GAGCAGTAAAAGTAACACCGGCACACGATCGTACAGACTACACAATTGCTACAAATCATCGATTAAACATCATCCAAGTTTTCGATGAACATGGGATGATAACGGATGCAGGAAAACAATACAAG GGTACTCCAAGATTCATTGCCAAAGAAAAAGTTTTAAACGAATTATCGAACAAAGGCCTCCTGAGACGTGTTTGCGATCATAAAATGGACATACCAAGGTGCTCGCGTTCTCAAGATATTGTAGAATACGTACTAAAGGAACAGTGGTTTGTCAGATGCGAGGGCATGGCACGAAAAGCAATGAATGCAGTGGAAAAAGGTCATTTAAACATTGTACCTACGATACACGAACAATTGTGGTACGACTGGCTTGGAAATATTAG AGACTGGTGCATATCGAGACAATTATGGTGGGGTCATCGTATTCCCGCTTATTACGTTACAGTTGGAGATCGTACCGAATGGATAATTGCTCGAACTGAAAATGATGCGCGGCTAATTGCTCGAAATACGTATGGACCTGACGTGAAATTACATCAAGACCAGGATGTATTGGACACATGGTTTTCTTCCGCGATTCTTCCTTTTGCTGTATTAGGATGGCCAAAACAG ACAGAGGATCTTAAGAATCACTATCCGTTAACATTGATGGAAACCGGAcatgatattttatttttctggGTTGCGCGAATGGTAATGCTAGGATTGGAATTAACCGATCGTCTACCTTTCAAC GAAGTACTTTTACATGGTATTTTATGCGATGCCTACGGGAAAAAAATGTCCAAAACACTTGGAAATATCATTTTGccagaaaatattattaacggTGCTACGGTTAAA GATCTTAAAGAACAAATCGAAGAAAACTATAATTCAGGCACTCTTAGCAAAAAGGAATTTGACCGTATGCTATCTGGAAATAAAAAGATGTTTCCCAACGGAATACCAGAATGTGGTGCGGATGCACTACGTATGACGTTATGCAGCCACAATGTTAAAA ATAAAAAGATCAATTTCGATATGATGGAATGTCAAGCAAATAAACacttttgtaataaaatttggCAAGCAAGCAAATATATCATACTCGTAACAAGCGAAAAACAATGTCAGAAACCGAAATGCTTAACAATTATCGATCGTTGGATTTTAAGCCAGTTATCCAGAACAGTTCAGGCTGCTAACGATGCCTTCCTACAACGAGATTTTCATACAGCTATCGCATCATTAAGGTCGTTCTTATACTATCAATTTTGCGACTTTTATTTG GAGGCTACAAAATGGGGATTcaaaaccgaaaattcaaatGTTATGTTGAGTCATACCTACAGTTTGAGAACTTGCTTGGAAGTTTCGTTACGACTAATTTCTCCAATCATTCCATTCTTCGCCGATGAATTGTATACTAGGTTGTCAGATAAATTTCCAGAATTTTTATCAGTTCCATCGTTAATGGAAGCACCATATCCAATGCCGGAACAG TTTCATACATGGAAGAACGACATACTCGATAAAAGAATACAGGAGGTTAAAGATATGATTTTAGAAATTAGGTCTATAACAGCTAATATTAGTAAAAAATCAAACCCAGAAG TTCACATTCTAACTTGTGATTCTGAAGATTTTCAATTTTACAACGAGATTATACACTTTATTAAAGGAGGAAGCAAAATCTTCAATATTTATGTGTCTTTGAAAAGTGATCACACAGAAGATAAGAATGGTGTATATCATCGCTTAAGTTCCCATTGCGTATTGTTTATTACTGCACAG GATCCCTCGGTTCTGGAGAAAATTACACAAGATATAGATAAAAAAATGTCACAGAAGAAGGCCAGCTTAAAATCTTAA
- the ValRS-m gene encoding valyl-tRNA synthetase, mitochondrial isoform X4 → MHTKMNVLRFNSCLRNKSYYKPCCSRFSTQFLSDFPTTFNPKIFKHDWYNTWEKNQYFTVKSTEDNAFRMLLPPPNITGTLHLGHALTVTIQDILARWYRMKGHPTLWIPGLDHAGIATQMMIEKHLCKTKSILKSEIGKEQFLSVVWDWKGQKESGIKNQLKALGASLDWSKEYFTMSKDHNSAVIESFVRLNDHNLIYRKKDLVNWCPSLCSTISDIEVEHTFITGKTALQVPGYKDEIVVATTRPESLFGDVAIAVHPNDERYTKYIGQTVWHSLRETYIPVIADQSVERDFGTGAVKVTPAHDRTDYTIATNHRLNIIQVFDEHGMITDAGKQYKGTPRFIAKEKVLNELSNKGLLRRVCDHKMDIPRCSRSQDIVEYVLKEQWFVRCEGMARKAMNAVEKGHLNIVPTIHEQLWYDWLGNIRDWCISRQLWWGHRIPAYYVTVGDRTEWIIARTENDARLIARNTYGPDVKLHQDQDVLDTWFSSAILPFAVLGWPKQTEDLKNHYPLTLMETGHDILFFWVARMVMLGLELTDRLPFNEVLLHGILCDAYGKKMSKTLGNIILPENIINGATVKDLKEQIEENYNSGTLSKKEFDRMLSGNKKMFPNGIPECGADALRMTLCSHNVKNKKINFDMMECQANKHFCNKIWQASKYIILVTSEKQCQKPKCLTIIDRWILSQLSRTVQAANDAFLQRDFHTAIASLRSFLYYQFCDFYLEATKWGFKTENSNVMLSHTYSLRTCLEVSLRLISPIIPFFADELYTRLSDKFPEFLSVPSLMEAPYPMPEQFHTWKNDILDKRIQEVKDMILEIRSITANISKKSNPEVHILTCDSEDFQFYNEIIHFIKGGSKIFNIYVSLKSDHTEDKNGVYHRLSSHCVLFITAQDPSVLEKITQDIDKKMSQKKASLKS, encoded by the exons ATGCATACTAA AATGAATGTACTGCGATTCAACAGTTGTCTACGTAACAAATCTTATTACAAGCCCTGTTGTAGCAGATTTTCCACTCAATTCTTATCAG ATTTTCCAACAACTTTCAACCCTAAAATCTTTAAACATGACTGGTATAATACCTGGGAAAAGAATCAATACTTCACCGTCAAGTCCACTGAAGATAATGCATTCAGAATGTTGTTACCTCCTCCGAATATAACTGGAACATTGCATTTGGGACATGCGTTGACTGTTACAATTCAAGATATACTGGCAAGATG GTACAGAATGAAAGGTCATCCTACTTTGTGGATACCAGGTTTAGATCATGCTGGTATAGCAACGCAAATGATGATAGAAAAGCATCTTTGCAAAACAAAAAGTATCCTAAAGTCAGAGATAGGGAAAGAACAATTTCTTTCGGTTGTATGGGATTGGAAAGGTCAAAAAGAAAGTGGAATAAAGAATCAGTTAAAAGCTTTGGGAGCCAGTTTAGATTGGTCTAAAGAATATTTTACAATGAGCAAG GATCATAACAGTGCTGTGATCGAATCATTTGTAAGATTAAACGatcataatttaatatataggAAAAAAGATTTGGTTAACTGGTGTCCTAGTTTATGTAGCACAATATCCGATATCGAAGTGGAGCATACGTTTATTACTGGGAAAACAGCTCTTCAAGTTCCAGGATACA AAGATGAAATAGTTGTGGCAACAACCAGACCCGAATCTCTTTTCGGCGATGTAGCTATCGCTGTTCATCCAAACGACGAAAGGTATACGAAATATATTGGCCAAACAGTTTGGCATTCCTTAAGAGAAACCTATATACCCGTTATCGCTGATCAATCAGTCGAGAGAGATTTCGGCACTG GAGCAGTAAAAGTAACACCGGCACACGATCGTACAGACTACACAATTGCTACAAATCATCGATTAAACATCATCCAAGTTTTCGATGAACATGGGATGATAACGGATGCAGGAAAACAATACAAG GGTACTCCAAGATTCATTGCCAAAGAAAAAGTTTTAAACGAATTATCGAACAAAGGCCTCCTGAGACGTGTTTGCGATCATAAAATGGACATACCAAGGTGCTCGCGTTCTCAAGATATTGTAGAATACGTACTAAAGGAACAGTGGTTTGTCAGATGCGAGGGCATGGCACGAAAAGCAATGAATGCAGTGGAAAAAGGTCATTTAAACATTGTACCTACGATACACGAACAATTGTGGTACGACTGGCTTGGAAATATTAG AGACTGGTGCATATCGAGACAATTATGGTGGGGTCATCGTATTCCCGCTTATTACGTTACAGTTGGAGATCGTACCGAATGGATAATTGCTCGAACTGAAAATGATGCGCGGCTAATTGCTCGAAATACGTATGGACCTGACGTGAAATTACATCAAGACCAGGATGTATTGGACACATGGTTTTCTTCCGCGATTCTTCCTTTTGCTGTATTAGGATGGCCAAAACAG ACAGAGGATCTTAAGAATCACTATCCGTTAACATTGATGGAAACCGGAcatgatattttatttttctggGTTGCGCGAATGGTAATGCTAGGATTGGAATTAACCGATCGTCTACCTTTCAAC GAAGTACTTTTACATGGTATTTTATGCGATGCCTACGGGAAAAAAATGTCCAAAACACTTGGAAATATCATTTTGccagaaaatattattaacggTGCTACGGTTAAA GATCTTAAAGAACAAATCGAAGAAAACTATAATTCAGGCACTCTTAGCAAAAAGGAATTTGACCGTATGCTATCTGGAAATAAAAAGATGTTTCCCAACGGAATACCAGAATGTGGTGCGGATGCACTACGTATGACGTTATGCAGCCACAATGTTAAAA ATAAAAAGATCAATTTCGATATGATGGAATGTCAAGCAAATAAACacttttgtaataaaatttggCAAGCAAGCAAATATATCATACTCGTAACAAGCGAAAAACAATGTCAGAAACCGAAATGCTTAACAATTATCGATCGTTGGATTTTAAGCCAGTTATCCAGAACAGTTCAGGCTGCTAACGATGCCTTCCTACAACGAGATTTTCATACAGCTATCGCATCATTAAGGTCGTTCTTATACTATCAATTTTGCGACTTTTATTTG GAGGCTACAAAATGGGGATTcaaaaccgaaaattcaaatGTTATGTTGAGTCATACCTACAGTTTGAGAACTTGCTTGGAAGTTTCGTTACGACTAATTTCTCCAATCATTCCATTCTTCGCCGATGAATTGTATACTAGGTTGTCAGATAAATTTCCAGAATTTTTATCAGTTCCATCGTTAATGGAAGCACCATATCCAATGCCGGAACAG TTTCATACATGGAAGAACGACATACTCGATAAAAGAATACAGGAGGTTAAAGATATGATTTTAGAAATTAGGTCTATAACAGCTAATATTAGTAAAAAATCAAACCCAGAAG TTCACATTCTAACTTGTGATTCTGAAGATTTTCAATTTTACAACGAGATTATACACTTTATTAAAGGAGGAAGCAAAATCTTCAATATTTATGTGTCTTTGAAAAGTGATCACACAGAAGATAAGAATGGTGTATATCATCGCTTAAGTTCCCATTGCGTATTGTTTATTACTGCACAG GATCCCTCGGTTCTGGAGAAAATTACACAAGATATAGATAAAAAAATGTCACAGAAGAAGGCCAGCTTAAAATCTTAA